The following proteins are co-located in the Candidatus Eisenbacteria bacterium genome:
- a CDS encoding transglycosylase domain-containing protein, whose amino-acid sequence MKRRVRFAILAVLCIGAGAFFRWEMRTSRLQALVFSRVSREIGFQIASGPSPAIRFPGAGPYDVRLGYARIPEILPSLESAGYTIEAQARASERFLRVVDLGLFPIYREKDRAGLLILDRAGEPLYSTIYPQNVYSSFDEIPKLVADIVLYIENRELLDPDTPYRNPAVEWDRLAYAVGQAVLRFFDPDREVPGGSTLATQMEKYRHATGGFTSSFQEKAGQMLSASLRAYLDGEETIDARRGILRAHLNSLPLAAVSGYGEVIGLGDGLSAWYGSRFDEVNSLLSSRAADIDPSEREAWGLALKEVVSLILAQRRPTAYFRERTALERWTDSYLVLLANAGILAPIEKDLAARARLAWASPSAERRRIPFVDRKAANAIRVRLLSLLGASDLYELDRLDLTVTSSVDARVQDGATRLLRRLEDPEYIREAGLDAFRLLDQGDPSRIIYSVTIYEKGEGENLLRVQADNLNQPLNINEGTQLELGSSAKLRTLATYLEVVAELRERLTSP is encoded by the coding sequence ATGAAACGTCGTGTCCGCTTCGCGATCCTCGCGGTTCTCTGCATAGGCGCCGGGGCGTTCTTCCGTTGGGAGATGCGCACCTCGCGATTACAGGCGCTCGTGTTTTCACGAGTGAGCCGCGAGATCGGCTTCCAGATCGCCTCCGGCCCGAGCCCCGCGATCCGCTTTCCGGGCGCGGGTCCCTACGACGTTCGGCTCGGGTACGCGCGTATCCCCGAGATCCTCCCTTCCCTCGAATCCGCCGGATACACGATCGAGGCGCAAGCGCGCGCTTCGGAGAGATTCCTTCGCGTCGTCGATCTCGGCCTCTTTCCGATCTACCGCGAAAAGGACCGGGCGGGCCTTCTCATTCTGGATCGGGCGGGAGAACCTCTCTATTCGACGATCTATCCACAAAATGTTTATTCATCGTTCGACGAGATCCCGAAGCTCGTCGCGGACATCGTTCTCTATATCGAGAACCGAGAACTTCTCGACCCGGACACCCCGTATCGGAATCCGGCCGTCGAATGGGACCGGTTGGCGTATGCGGTCGGGCAAGCTGTCTTGCGCTTCTTCGATCCGGATCGGGAAGTTCCCGGCGGGAGCACGCTCGCGACGCAGATGGAAAAGTACCGGCATGCCACCGGCGGGTTCACCTCGTCGTTTCAGGAAAAAGCCGGGCAAATGCTGTCGGCATCGCTTCGCGCCTATCTGGACGGCGAGGAGACGATCGACGCACGGCGCGGGATCCTCCGCGCACACCTGAACTCCCTCCCGCTCGCCGCGGTCTCCGGATACGGCGAAGTGATCGGTCTCGGGGACGGGCTCTCGGCCTGGTACGGATCCCGGTTCGACGAGGTGAACAGTCTTCTCTCCTCGCGCGCCGCGGACATCGATCCCTCGGAGCGGGAGGCGTGGGGGCTCGCGTTAAAAGAAGTGGTGAGCCTGATCCTCGCGCAAAGACGCCCGACCGCCTATTTTCGGGAGAGAACCGCGCTCGAGCGATGGACCGACTCGTATCTCGTTCTCTTGGCGAACGCGGGGATCCTCGCGCCGATCGAGAAGGACCTCGCGGCGCGTGCGCGTCTCGCGTGGGCGTCCCCTTCCGCGGAGCGGCGGCGGATTCCGTTCGTCGATCGAAAGGCGGCGAACGCGATTAGGGTCCGGCTTCTCTCGCTTCTCGGAGCGAGCGATCTCTACGAGCTCGACCGTCTCGATCTCACGGTGACGAGCTCGGTGGATGCGCGCGTCCAGGACGGCGCGACGCGGCTTCTTCGCCGCCTCGAGGACCCCGAGTACATCCGCGAGGCGGGCCTGGACGCTTTTCGGCTCCTCGACCAAGGCGATCCTTCACGCATCATCTATAGCGTGACCATTTACGAGAAGGGAGAGGGGGAGAACCTCCTCCGCGTACAGGCGGATAACCTGAACCAGCCGCT
- a CDS encoding cytochrome b/b6 domain-containing protein → MGELSRFLPIVLLCLAFAFAPSYSELPTSEDCAMCHAAGDEEIPAASDSMVALSSHAGFGCLDCHADIVELPHEEKLTEVACGACHDAEAALYTTHGRGILGTTKDLPGCAACHGSHEILPSTDNRSPVHPLHLPATCARCHEDIDLAKKHDIRQKRPVEVYESSIHGRATREGITVAATCTDCHSTGGTAHQIFGPGDASSSINHFNVPHTCGKCHRSIEQDYWEGIHGKLTARGETDTPVCTHCHGEHGILSTNDPRSRVSPVLVAQATCAPCHESAFLNEKYGIPAGRLASFVDSYHGLKSKAGDPTVANCASCHGGHKILPSTDPNSSIHPANLRATCGGCHPGVSEELAATKIHETGVGRKTGWPRFFSRIYIAAITLIIGLMVVYVAIDFRKHCIRLLRRPQIRRMDADAIFQHSVLTLSFTVLVITGFALVYSEAWIFRKIFGWDGGFRVRGLVHRAAAGLFIFGCLWHLGFLATRNGKKFFADIFPRKKDFEQFGQMILHNLGKREDGPRFGRFGYVEKAEYWALVWGGVVMVVTGLFLWFDNQAVRYLPKGFLDVMLVIHHYEAWLATLAIVVWHLYSTVFCPRAYPGNPSWITGSMPAEMYLQEHPEDEAVRHLAREREEPRFEGEEASPDIAREGGVEPERPHAG, encoded by the coding sequence ATGGGCGAGTTGTCGAGGTTTCTCCCGATCGTTCTTCTTTGTCTCGCGTTCGCCTTTGCGCCTTCCTACTCCGAGCTTCCCACATCCGAAGACTGCGCGATGTGCCACGCGGCGGGGGACGAAGAGATCCCGGCCGCGAGCGATTCGATGGTCGCGCTCTCATCGCATGCGGGCTTCGGATGTCTCGACTGCCACGCGGACATCGTCGAGCTGCCGCACGAAGAAAAGCTCACCGAGGTCGCCTGCGGCGCCTGCCACGACGCCGAGGCCGCGCTCTACACGACGCACGGAAGAGGGATCTTGGGGACGACCAAGGACCTCCCCGGCTGCGCGGCGTGCCACGGATCCCACGAGATCCTCCCCTCGACAGATAATCGTTCCCCGGTCCATCCGCTCCATCTCCCCGCCACGTGCGCCCGCTGCCACGAGGACATCGATCTCGCGAAGAAACACGACATCCGACAGAAGCGCCCCGTTGAGGTTTATGAATCAAGCATTCACGGCCGCGCGACCCGGGAAGGGATCACAGTCGCCGCGACCTGTACCGATTGCCATTCGACCGGAGGAACCGCCCACCAGATCTTCGGGCCGGGGGACGCGAGCTCGAGCATCAACCACTTCAATGTTCCGCACACGTGCGGCAAGTGCCACCGGAGCATCGAGCAGGACTATTGGGAGGGGATCCACGGAAAGCTGACCGCGCGCGGCGAGACGGACACCCCGGTTTGCACCCATTGCCACGGCGAGCACGGGATTCTTTCGACGAACGATCCGCGTTCGCGCGTGAGCCCGGTTCTGGTGGCGCAGGCGACGTGCGCCCCGTGCCACGAGTCGGCGTTCTTGAACGAAAAGTACGGCATTCCCGCGGGACGCCTCGCGTCGTTTGTCGATTCATACCACGGCTTGAAGAGCAAGGCGGGCGATCCGACGGTCGCGAACTGCGCGAGCTGCCACGGCGGGCACAAGATCCTTCCGAGCACGGACCCGAACTCGTCGATTCATCCGGCGAACCTGCGCGCGACTTGCGGGGGATGCCACCCGGGCGTGAGCGAGGAGCTCGCCGCGACGAAGATCCACGAGACCGGCGTCGGCCGGAAGACCGGATGGCCGCGCTTCTTCTCGAGGATCTACATCGCGGCGATCACCCTGATCATCGGCCTCATGGTGGTTTATGTCGCCATCGACTTCCGGAAGCACTGCATCCGCCTTCTGCGGCGCCCGCAGATCCGGCGCATGGACGCGGACGCGATCTTCCAGCACAGCGTGCTCACGCTCTCCTTCACGGTTCTCGTGATCACGGGGTTTGCGCTCGTCTACTCCGAGGCGTGGATCTTCCGCAAGATCTTCGGATGGGACGGCGGGTTTCGCGTGCGCGGTCTGGTTCACCGCGCGGCGGCCGGTCTCTTCATCTTCGGATGTCTTTGGCACCTGGGCTTTCTCGCGACGCGGAACGGAAAGAAGTTCTTCGCCGACATCTTTCCGCGAAAGAAGGACTTCGAACAGTTCGGGCAGATGATCCTTCACAATCTGGGGAAACGCGAGGATGGGCCGCGCTTCGGGCGCTTCGGCTACGTCGAGAAAGCGGAGTATTGGGCGCTCGTGTGGGGCGGAGTGGTGATGGTCGTGACGGGGCTCTTCCTTTGGTTCGACAATCAGGCCGTGCGCTATCTTCCGAAGGGTTTCCTCGACGTCATGCTTGTGATCCACCACTACGAGGCGTGGCTGGCGACGCTCGCGATCGTTGTATGGCATCTGTACTCGACCGTCTTCTGCCCCCGCGCGTATCCCGGGAATCCTTCATGGATCACCGGCTCGATGCCGGCGGAGATGTACCTCCAGGAGCATCCGGAGGACGAAGCTGTGAGACATCTCGCGCGGGAGAGAGAAGAGCCGCGGTTTGAAGGGGAGGAAGCGTCGCCGGACATCGCGCGGGAAGGAGGCGTCGAGCCTGAGCGGCCGCACGCGGGGTGA
- a CDS encoding glycosyltransferase family 39 protein: MLARIRPKHVAWAAIAAGAVWRAADLMYGLPSAYIPDEEMVVNSALGMAGERSLRPLLLDYPSLYQYLLLVLYGAAFAVMKLFGAVSSASEFGVRFYEDPTVFYLLGRIASAAFGVGAIALAWRVGARLFGAWAGAAAACVLALSPVHQGQSVAAVPNSAMTFAGALALLAIVRVFERGSRRDSLLAGAAIALSVSFKYNTGLLVLSLAAAHLLRHEKRNFNGLLLSLAVIPPLFLLLNPYWILDFRSYLDAFLFQSSHMKTGHPGHLHGPPVLWFAMRTLAEEGIVGAAFLAGLVVSVGRLALSRLPLRPRARSDALLLAYALPSFLAITSLRNQGLDYCIGLYPVFAILAGRALSDGLGALHALARHRAPAVAACVLLLPALVLAGSRIRDAHLSDTRTLAREWVEANIPGGTAIGIDGMIYNPQFLRMDRFEGNAPGGRFLSEDALERARERLEGRRMYRIVPLAGVADEPIWPDETPPEVRERHENEPWPRLLFRRYLYDADELLARGADYFFTSSYTLHGVYHARWYPPDSPVHYLTLREKLGYERLLSDPRVALVRRWEPGSRTRGPVLSLYRLEREPERFSID, from the coding sequence GTGCTCGCACGCATTCGCCCGAAGCACGTCGCGTGGGCCGCGATCGCCGCCGGCGCGGTCTGGCGCGCCGCCGATCTCATGTACGGCCTCCCCTCGGCGTACATCCCCGACGAGGAGATGGTCGTGAACAGCGCGCTCGGGATGGCGGGCGAGCGTTCGCTCCGCCCGCTCCTCCTCGACTATCCGTCTCTCTATCAGTATCTCCTCCTCGTTCTCTACGGAGCGGCGTTCGCAGTGATGAAGCTCTTCGGCGCGGTTTCGTCGGCGTCGGAGTTCGGCGTCCGCTTCTACGAGGACCCGACCGTCTTCTATCTTCTCGGGCGGATCGCGAGCGCGGCGTTCGGGGTCGGCGCGATCGCTCTCGCGTGGAGGGTCGGGGCGCGGCTCTTCGGCGCGTGGGCGGGCGCCGCCGCCGCATGCGTTCTCGCCCTCTCGCCCGTCCACCAGGGACAGTCGGTCGCGGCCGTTCCGAACTCGGCGATGACCTTCGCGGGCGCGCTCGCGCTCCTCGCGATCGTGCGCGTCTTCGAGAGGGGGAGCCGGCGCGACTCCCTTCTCGCCGGTGCCGCGATCGCGCTCTCCGTTTCGTTCAAGTACAACACGGGGCTCCTCGTCCTTTCACTTGCCGCCGCGCATCTCTTGCGGCACGAGAAGCGGAATTTCAACGGGCTTCTCCTCTCGCTCGCCGTGATCCCGCCGCTCTTCCTTCTGCTGAACCCGTATTGGATCCTTGACTTCCGAAGCTATCTCGACGCGTTCCTCTTTCAGTCGTCGCACATGAAGACCGGGCATCCGGGGCATCTTCACGGGCCGCCCGTTCTCTGGTTTGCGATGCGGACCCTCGCGGAGGAGGGGATCGTCGGCGCGGCGTTTCTCGCGGGGCTCGTCGTTTCGGTCGGTCGCCTCGCTCTCTCCCGTCTTCCCCTCCGGCCCCGCGCCCGAAGCGACGCGCTTCTCCTCGCGTACGCGCTCCCGTCGTTCCTCGCGATCACGTCGCTCAGGAACCAGGGGCTCGACTACTGCATCGGGCTCTATCCGGTGTTCGCGATCCTGGCGGGGCGCGCGCTTTCCGACGGGCTCGGCGCGCTCCATGCTCTCGCAAGGCACCGCGCGCCGGCCGTTGCGGCCTGCGTGCTCCTTCTTCCGGCGCTCGTCCTTGCGGGTTCGCGGATCCGCGATGCGCACCTTTCCGACACGCGCACCCTCGCGCGCGAGTGGGTCGAGGCGAACATCCCCGGCGGAACCGCGATCGGAATCGACGGGATGATTTACAACCCGCAGTTTCTTCGGATGGATCGCTTCGAGGGGAACGCTCCGGGCGGACGATTTCTCTCCGAGGACGCGCTCGAGCGGGCGCGCGAGCGGCTCGAGGGGCGAAGAATGTATCGCATCGTTCCGCTCGCCGGCGTGGCCGACGAGCCGATCTGGCCGGACGAAACCCCGCCGGAAGTTCGCGAGCGGCACGAAAACGAACCGTGGCCCCGGCTCTTGTTCCGCCGGTATCTCTACGACGCGGACGAGCTCCTTGCGCGCGGCGCCGACTACTTCTTCACGTCGAGCTACACGCTCCACGGCGTCTACCACGCGCGCTGGTATCCGCCCGACTCGCCGGTCCACTACCTCACGCTTCGCGAGAAGCTCGGATACGAGCGCCTTCTCTCCGATCCGCGCGTCGCCCTCGTGAGGCGCTGGGAGCCCGGTTCCCGCACGCGCGGCCCCGTCCTCTCGCTCTACCGGCTGGAGAGAGAGCCTGAGCGTTTCTCGATTGACTGA